The following coding sequences lie in one Chelatococcus sp. YT9 genomic window:
- a CDS encoding ABC transporter permease produces the protein MSITLLSSQKAELAAPEKVVPWRLLSFGVVAAPLLFVLVFFFGPMIWLVLTSLSTYQIGSVPQLTFTIQNYVDYLGDPFYLVTSLWTTVRLALISTLFALGIGYVIAYYIAELPANRRGFLTGLVVVSLAVNIIIRIFGLNVLLMNNGLLNPSLLWLGVVDRPLRIMYTETGVLIGLVQIAVPYVVLPLIGVLAAIDPALKEAAASVGASPMRTFWNVTFPLSIPGIIAGSLIVFTLNAAAFAIPAMMGGGRVRMMGMLAYQQASINGNFPFAATVGICLFAMSLIITVVYLYVVNHKFKALRS, from the coding sequence ATGTCAATAACGCTGTTATCGTCTCAGAAAGCTGAGTTGGCAGCACCGGAAAAAGTGGTGCCATGGCGCCTCCTTTCCTTCGGGGTCGTGGCTGCACCTCTTCTTTTCGTGCTGGTATTCTTTTTCGGACCCATGATCTGGTTGGTGCTCACAAGCCTATCGACTTACCAGATCGGGTCGGTGCCACAACTCACGTTCACGATCCAAAATTATGTCGACTACCTCGGGGACCCTTTCTATCTCGTCACCAGCCTATGGACGACTGTGCGCCTTGCGCTGATCTCCACATTGTTCGCCCTTGGGATCGGCTACGTCATCGCTTACTATATAGCTGAGCTGCCAGCGAACAGACGCGGGTTTTTAACCGGCCTGGTCGTGGTGTCGCTCGCAGTCAATATCATCATCCGCATCTTCGGATTGAATGTCCTTCTAATGAATAACGGCCTGCTTAATCCCAGTCTGCTCTGGCTAGGTGTGGTCGATCGGCCGTTACGTATAATGTACACGGAGACGGGTGTGCTGATCGGGCTTGTGCAGATCGCCGTGCCGTATGTGGTCCTGCCGCTCATCGGTGTGCTCGCCGCGATAGATCCAGCTCTCAAAGAAGCGGCGGCCAGCGTTGGTGCCAGCCCGATGCGTACTTTTTGGAACGTCACCTTCCCACTGTCTATCCCAGGCATAATCGCCGGCTCGCTTATCGTTTTTACATTGAATGCTGCGGCGTTTGCCATCCCGGCTATGATGGGTGGGGGGCGCGTGCGCATGATGGGAATGTTGGCCTACCAGCAGGCGTCAATCAACGGCAACTTTCCATTCGCTGCCACAGTGGGAATTTGTCTGTTTGCGATGAGCTTAATCATCACCGTTGTTTACCTGTATGTCGTCAACCACAAATTCAAGGCACTCAGATCGTGA
- a CDS encoding ABC transporter ATP-binding protein: MSNGIDIELAGCSKSYGAICVLDDVSLKVKTGEFVTVLGPSGCGKTTTLRVIGGFVTPDVGEVTIRGRRVTDLPPYLRNIGVVFQNYALWPHMTAFENIAFGLRLRKLGKEDISSRVSRALGMVRLEGLEHRYPRELSGGQQQRVAMARALAIDPEVIILDEPLSNLDRSLREEMRLELKRLQRSLGVTMLFVTHDQEEALSMSDLVVVMHGGRIQQMADPRTVYQRPATAFVASFLGDANFLPGRIEMVEQEMARVALDAGLTTVASCNGPVRVGDVVRIAARPEWLSIHRKTTTGGIKAQVREVIFEGASIRYGIGVPGSDENLIFIQELAAANGFHPGDEVSFNVNNAVIVSES, encoded by the coding sequence ATGAGCAACGGGATCGACATAGAGCTCGCCGGTTGCTCGAAGTCCTATGGAGCCATTTGCGTCCTCGACGATGTGTCTCTCAAGGTAAAAACCGGTGAATTTGTCACGGTTCTCGGGCCGTCAGGTTGCGGCAAGACGACCACGCTTCGCGTCATCGGTGGATTTGTTACCCCCGATGTCGGCGAGGTAACGATACGGGGGCGGCGCGTTACAGACCTGCCGCCCTATCTGCGCAATATCGGAGTCGTCTTTCAAAATTACGCTCTCTGGCCGCACATGACGGCATTTGAGAATATCGCATTCGGGCTGCGGCTCCGGAAGCTCGGCAAAGAGGACATATCATCCCGTGTGAGTCGAGCGCTCGGCATGGTACGTCTTGAAGGGCTCGAGCATCGTTATCCGCGGGAATTATCCGGCGGACAGCAGCAGCGGGTTGCCATGGCCCGAGCTCTCGCCATAGATCCTGAGGTCATCATTCTTGACGAGCCGCTCAGCAATCTTGATCGAAGCTTGCGCGAAGAGATGAGGCTCGAGTTAAAGCGATTACAGCGCTCGCTGGGCGTTACGATGCTATTCGTAACTCACGACCAGGAAGAGGCCTTGTCGATGTCTGACCTCGTCGTGGTGATGCACGGCGGACGTATTCAGCAGATGGCGGATCCGCGCACGGTATATCAGCGGCCAGCCACGGCGTTCGTCGCGAGTTTTCTAGGCGATGCGAATTTTCTTCCCGGCCGGATCGAGATGGTTGAGCAGGAGATGGCGCGCGTCGCATTGGACGCGGGACTCACCACAGTTGCATCATGCAACGGTCCCGTGCGTGTGGGCGATGTTGTCCGCATCGCTGCAAGGCCGGAATGGTTGTCAATTCATCGCAAAACAACGACTGGCGGGATTAAAGCACAGGTGCGCGAAGTTATCTTTGAAGGCGCCTCTATTCGTTACGGTATAGGTGTTCCCGGGTCAGACGAGAACCTGATTTTTATACAGGAGTTGGCTGCCGCCAATGGGTTCCATCCCGGCGATGAGGTCTCGTTCAATGTCAATAACGCTGTTATCGTCTCAGAAAGCTGA
- a CDS encoding extracellular solute-binding protein gives MPERFARPIGILFQRRLTAMLIMLQRGVAMIKMCRRLLFGALTVFTTVLALDMAVAQQTELVINSFGGAYDQALAESLSSFEAENDVKVRLVPAEGADTIVKVRNKEVDILISDPLFALRLESEGAFSKLNPDLVTNLKDLYPQARYSDFTVAANFGGYIIAYSPDRVSDAPQSWFDLARPEFAGRLALRNFRPESIDLITLFAKLAGGDERNPDAGFRQMAKIAENVHAWVNSHAEVLQLYRNGEIDASIWTDGRIAWANDTEKVKVVGAVPKEGFFPLSSTMSIVAGRPNGELIQKLVNHLLSPRSGIIMATRLGYFPTNSRAELPKEVAAKLVINRENIARLQTADWKYIVTVYDEWQRRWDREVVR, from the coding sequence GTGCCGGAGCGTTTTGCGCGCCCCATTGGCATTCTATTTCAGCGCCGCTTAACAGCAATGCTCATCATGCTTCAGAGGGGAGTTGCGATGATTAAGATGTGCAGGCGCCTATTGTTCGGCGCTTTGACCGTGTTCACCACGGTACTTGCCCTGGATATGGCAGTGGCTCAGCAAACAGAACTGGTGATTAATAGCTTTGGCGGCGCTTATGATCAGGCGCTAGCCGAAAGTTTGTCGTCTTTTGAAGCGGAAAACGATGTAAAGGTTCGACTGGTACCAGCAGAAGGTGCTGATACAATCGTCAAAGTACGGAACAAGGAAGTCGATATACTGATCTCTGATCCATTATTTGCGCTCCGCCTGGAGAGCGAGGGAGCTTTTAGCAAGCTCAATCCTGATTTGGTGACGAACTTGAAGGATCTTTACCCCCAGGCGAGATACTCCGACTTCACGGTGGCGGCCAACTTCGGTGGCTATATAATAGCCTATAGTCCTGACCGCGTTTCTGACGCACCACAGTCATGGTTTGATCTAGCCAGACCGGAATTTGCCGGCCGCCTAGCTCTGCGGAACTTCCGGCCCGAGTCCATAGATCTCATCACGTTATTCGCCAAGCTCGCGGGTGGTGATGAGCGTAATCCTGACGCTGGTTTTCGGCAAATGGCCAAAATTGCCGAGAATGTGCATGCCTGGGTCAATAGCCATGCTGAGGTTCTACAGCTTTACCGGAATGGCGAGATTGACGCGAGCATTTGGACCGATGGTCGCATCGCATGGGCCAATGATACGGAAAAGGTCAAAGTCGTCGGAGCCGTGCCGAAGGAGGGCTTCTTCCCACTGTCTTCGACAATGAGCATTGTTGCTGGCCGCCCCAACGGCGAGCTCATTCAGAAGCTAGTGAACCATCTGTTGTCCCCGCGGTCCGGCATTATTATGGCAACCAGGCTTGGATACTTTCCAACAAACTCGAGAGCTGAACTTCCAAAAGAAGTTGCCGCCAAATTAGTGATAAATAGGGAAAATATTGCTCGGCTTCAGACCGCTGACTGGAAGTACATTGTCACGGTTTACGACGAATGGCAGCGTCGTTGGGATCGGGAAGTGGTGCGGTGA
- the hutC gene encoding histidine utilization repressor, with translation MSGIGSQNDIADDGDDEALPIYQQIRHDIERKIMSGDWREGYRVPSESELATMYDCSRMTANKAISSLSSAGLIVRRRGSGSYVAPPRSQEPLLAMQDIRSEILSIDRAYSCTVLNRTISSIGDPVEAVQVGAPVGTKILLLDMVHYADSLPYALETRRINLMAVPEAEREGFEMSSPGSWLVNNATWTKGEHSVRAISADNAIAKQLRVPRGTACISIARRTWRAGDLITFARFIYPGDRHRFVVQFTPTSSGSPA, from the coding sequence ATGTCAGGCATTGGGTCTCAGAACGACATAGCTGATGATGGCGACGACGAAGCGCTCCCGATCTATCAGCAGATCCGCCATGACATCGAACGCAAGATTATGTCGGGCGACTGGAGAGAAGGGTATCGGGTGCCATCTGAGAGCGAGTTGGCTACAATGTACGACTGCTCGCGCATGACAGCGAACAAGGCGATTTCCAGCCTGTCGTCTGCCGGTTTAATCGTGCGGCGGAGAGGAAGCGGTTCGTATGTCGCTCCTCCACGCTCCCAAGAGCCACTGCTCGCGATGCAGGATATCCGTTCCGAGATCCTCTCGATCGACCGAGCATATAGCTGCACAGTCTTGAACCGCACGATCAGTTCTATAGGCGACCCGGTTGAGGCGGTTCAGGTCGGAGCGCCAGTCGGCACGAAGATACTTCTTTTGGACATGGTCCATTATGCCGATAGCCTGCCGTACGCTCTCGAGACACGCCGGATCAATCTAATGGCGGTTCCCGAAGCCGAGCGAGAAGGCTTCGAGATGTCCTCACCCGGTTCGTGGCTTGTCAATAACGCTACGTGGACAAAAGGTGAGCATTCCGTTCGTGCTATTTCGGCAGATAACGCGATCGCCAAGCAGCTTCGTGTGCCACGCGGGACCGCCTGTATCTCGATCGCACGCCGAACCTGGCGAGCCGGCGATCTCATCACCTTTGCGCGCTTCATATACCCCGGCGATCGCCATCGATTTGTCGTGCAATTCACTCCCACATCATCTGGATCTCCCGCTTAG
- a CDS encoding enoyl-CoA hydratase/isomerase family protein, which yields MHRIVAESTRVAMPETGIGFVPDIGGTWLLSRPVNEVGTYLALTGEAAARRARFSQD from the coding sequence GTGCACCGCATCGTTGCCGAAAGCACGCGTGTCGCGATGCCGGAAACCGGGATCGGCTTCGTGCCAGATATCGGCGGCACGTGGCTGCTGTCACGGCCGGTGAATGAGGTGGGCACCTATCTGGCGCTGACCGGCGAGGCTGCGGCGCGTCGGGCGCGATTCTCGCAGGACTGA
- a CDS encoding isobutyryl-CoA dehydrogenase, whose translation MDFGLNEEQAAIGAMAARFAKEQLAPHALEWDERKHFPIEILRQAAELGFAGIYVRDDVGGSGLTRLEAAVIFEALARGCPTIAAYISIHNMCAWMIDAHGDEDQRQRFLPGLTSMATLASYCLTEPGAGSDASALRTRAVREGDHYVLDGQKQFISGAGVSDIYVVMARTGGEGPRGISALVVPGDTPGLSFGTNERKMGWNAQPTRTVVFEGVRVPVANRLGAEGDGFRIAMAGLDGGRLNIAASSLGGAQAALDKTLLYLRERHAFGQALAEFQALQFRVAGMATELEVARTFLWRAASALDAKSPDATTLCAMAKRFVTDAAFEVANQALQLHGGYGYLAEYGIEKIVRDLRVHQILEGTNEIMQIIIARSVLGGRS comes from the coding sequence ATGGATTTCGGACTGAACGAGGAGCAGGCGGCGATCGGCGCAATGGCGGCCCGCTTCGCCAAAGAGCAATTGGCTCCCCATGCACTCGAGTGGGACGAACGCAAACATTTTCCAATAGAGATCCTGCGCCAGGCTGCGGAACTCGGCTTTGCTGGCATATACGTGCGCGACGACGTCGGTGGATCTGGTCTCACGCGGCTGGAAGCTGCTGTCATCTTCGAGGCGCTCGCCAGGGGCTGTCCGACGATTGCCGCCTATATCTCCATCCACAACATGTGCGCCTGGATGATCGACGCTCACGGGGACGAGGACCAGCGTCAGCGCTTCCTGCCGGGGCTTACGTCGATGGCGACGCTCGCGAGTTATTGTCTCACGGAGCCCGGCGCCGGCTCGGATGCGTCCGCGTTGAGAACACGTGCGGTGCGGGAAGGTGACCACTACGTGCTGGACGGCCAGAAGCAGTTCATTTCAGGGGCTGGTGTCAGCGATATCTATGTGGTGATGGCCCGCACGGGTGGGGAAGGACCGCGCGGCATCTCGGCGCTCGTTGTGCCCGGCGACACGCCGGGACTGTCCTTCGGCACCAACGAACGGAAGATGGGCTGGAACGCCCAGCCCACCCGCACTGTCGTGTTCGAAGGGGTGCGGGTGCCGGTCGCCAACCGGCTTGGCGCGGAAGGCGACGGCTTTCGCATCGCCATGGCGGGGCTTGACGGAGGCCGCCTCAATATTGCTGCCTCCTCCCTTGGCGGTGCCCAGGCGGCGTTGGACAAGACGCTTCTCTACTTGCGCGAGCGCCACGCTTTCGGCCAGGCACTTGCCGAATTCCAGGCGCTGCAGTTTCGCGTGGCCGGCATGGCGACCGAGCTGGAAGTGGCCCGCACCTTCCTCTGGCGCGCCGCATCGGCGCTCGATGCCAAGTCGCCCGACGCGACAACGCTCTGCGCCATGGCGAAGCGTTTCGTTACCGATGCCGCTTTCGAGGTCGCCAACCAGGCGCTTCAACTGCATGGTGGCTATGGCTATCTCGCCGAGTATGGCATCGAGAAAATCGTGCGTGACCTGCGAGTACACCAGATTCTTGAGGGAACGAACGAGATCATGCAGATCATCATTGCCCGCTCTGTTCTTGGTGGACGCTCATGA